In Pseudoalteromonas xiamenensis, the following are encoded in one genomic region:
- a CDS encoding S41 family peptidase, translating to MELASGYGVNWAIINAIPPREVRVAYTQTDSVGENAGLIRGDTILAVDGFDINDNTDEGVAALNAGLAPKLNETHTFRVKTMLGEERDVTLLAQEVQQTPVQNAKVIPFNGKNVGYVQFNQFISIAQPKLIEAINTFSSAQIDALVLDMRYNGGGALALSSQLGYMVAGPGRTSNRIFNQAIDNGKGNLYKNDNQRISPFYNREINYSTYEFTANTLPNLDLDTVYILATGDTCSASESLINGLRGIDVNVVLIGETTCGKPYGFFPTPNCGNVFYTIQFKSSNEKGFGDYADGFSPSQSPSVATDVKGCVVADDFEHLLGSNDEALLSTALSHISTGQCPTVVPKSPRQAPPLVSDGLPIPAPASILQSNAIYLPVK from the coding sequence GTGGAACTCGCATCTGGTTATGGTGTTAACTGGGCAATCATTAACGCGATTCCTCCGCGCGAAGTCCGCGTAGCCTACACTCAAACGGATTCGGTTGGCGAAAATGCCGGCTTGATCCGAGGTGATACGATCCTTGCAGTGGATGGTTTTGATATTAATGATAACACCGACGAAGGCGTTGCAGCGTTGAATGCGGGCTTAGCACCAAAGCTTAATGAAACTCATACGTTCCGTGTGAAGACAATGCTTGGAGAGGAGCGCGACGTGACTTTGCTGGCTCAAGAAGTACAGCAAACCCCCGTACAGAATGCCAAGGTGATCCCATTTAATGGTAAAAATGTAGGTTATGTCCAATTCAATCAATTTATTAGCATTGCTCAACCCAAGCTGATTGAAGCTATTAACACGTTTTCAAGTGCCCAAATCGATGCCTTGGTACTGGATATGCGCTACAACGGCGGTGGGGCGCTCGCCCTATCTTCGCAACTCGGTTATATGGTTGCAGGTCCTGGTCGCACATCTAATCGCATCTTCAACCAAGCCATTGATAACGGGAAAGGCAATCTCTACAAAAATGACAATCAACGCATTTCCCCGTTTTATAACCGAGAAATCAATTACAGCACTTATGAATTTACGGCAAATACACTGCCTAATTTGGATTTAGACACGGTCTATATTTTGGCAACGGGTGACACGTGTTCTGCGAGCGAATCCTTAATTAATGGCTTGCGTGGTATTGATGTAAATGTGGTGCTTATCGGCGAGACAACGTGTGGAAAACCTTATGGTTTCTTCCCAACACCGAACTGCGGCAACGTGTTTTATACCATCCAATTCAAAAGCAGCAATGAAAAAGGATTTGGCGACTATGCAGATGGCTTTTCGCCTTCGCAATCCCCTTCTGTGGCTACCGATGTGAAAGGCTGTGTAGTTGCAGACGACTTTGAACACCTTTTAGGTTCAAACGACGAGGCGTTATTGAGTACTGCTCTATCACATATTTCGACTGGACAGTGCCCAACTGTTGTACCGAAATCACCAAGACAAGCGCCACCGCTTGTCAGTGATGGTTTACCCATTCCTGCGCCAGCCAGTATTTTACAAAGCAACGCGATTTATTTGCCCGTTAAATAG
- a CDS encoding 4'-phosphopantetheinyl transferase family protein gives MYFSQLPSVQSTLSNASFALRFDMDSFEQQDFETHGTSFPPKLDKAVPKRRAEFLAGRICAQHALSMVGVNDFQVLAGQDRAPIWPKNVLGAITHSKGHRHGRGH, from the coding sequence ATGTATTTTAGTCAACTTCCGTCTGTACAAAGCACTCTGTCTAACGCCTCTTTTGCTCTACGTTTTGACATGGATTCGTTCGAACAGCAGGACTTCGAAACGCATGGAACCAGCTTTCCACCGAAATTAGACAAAGCCGTGCCTAAGCGTAGAGCGGAGTTTTTAGCAGGACGGATCTGCGCACAACACGCACTCTCGATGGTCGGAGTGAACGACTTTCAAGTTCTTGCAGGCCAAGATCGCGCGCCTATTTGGCCTAAAAACGTGCTCGGCGCTATTACGCACAGTAAAGGGCATCGCCATGGCCGTGGTCATTGA
- a CDS encoding 4'-phosphopantetheinyl transferase family protein has translation MAVVIDASAYKGIGLDIEHFMSDKREHDLQKHLLCEQEQTQFKLLGHVCSHPLTLVFSAKESIFKALYPSVNAFFGFEAAALIEFNNTQLRFEITKSLSDLVQKGTQVTVHYQHFENWLLTECCV, from the coding sequence ATGGCCGTGGTCATTGATGCTTCTGCATACAAAGGGATTGGGCTGGACATTGAGCATTTTATGAGTGATAAGCGTGAGCATGATTTGCAAAAACATTTACTATGTGAACAGGAGCAAACGCAATTCAAATTGCTTGGGCACGTATGTTCACATCCGCTCACCTTAGTTTTCTCTGCCAAAGAGAGCATATTTAAAGCCCTTTACCCATCAGTTAACGCGTTTTTTGGCTTTGAGGCTGCAGCACTCATCGAGTTTAACAATACTCAACTGAGATTTGAAATCACCAAGTCACTCAGTGACTTAGTCCAAAAAGGAACCCAAGTCACCGTTCACTACCAACATTTTGAGAATTGGTTACTGACCGAGTGTTGCGTTTAA
- a CDS encoding amidohydrolase translates to MSTLSVALVQHDIVWLNPVANHQRIESQLAALPRVDLILLSETFATGFAINLACGEVPNGPSMAFLMSLARKHDAVVAGSVLVDVDGKKANRFYWCWPNGNVAYYDKRHLFCLGKEGDFVVPGTTRPIFEINGFRILPQVCYDLRFPVFQRNRNDYDVMVNVANWPAARRRIWDTLLQARAIENQCFVLGVNRVGADGNGIAHSGGTAAYDFVGEALVCAQDEVSDVIIVTLDKASLSAFRDAFPAHLDADEFELNATLGQ, encoded by the coding sequence ATGTCAACTTTAAGTGTCGCATTGGTTCAACATGATATTGTGTGGTTAAACCCAGTTGCAAACCATCAGCGTATTGAGTCTCAACTGGCGGCATTGCCCCGTGTGGATCTCATTTTGTTATCCGAAACCTTTGCAACGGGTTTTGCCATCAATTTGGCGTGCGGCGAGGTGCCGAATGGCCCATCTATGGCTTTTCTAATGTCATTAGCACGTAAACATGATGCCGTCGTTGCTGGATCGGTGCTTGTCGATGTTGATGGTAAGAAAGCCAATCGCTTTTATTGGTGTTGGCCGAATGGTAACGTGGCTTACTACGACAAACGTCATCTTTTTTGCTTAGGCAAAGAAGGGGATTTTGTTGTGCCTGGCACCACTCGACCGATATTTGAAATCAATGGGTTTCGGATTTTACCTCAGGTTTGCTATGACCTGCGTTTCCCCGTGTTCCAGCGCAATCGCAACGATTATGATGTGATGGTGAATGTGGCAAATTGGCCTGCAGCCCGACGCCGTATTTGGGATACGCTATTACAAGCTCGAGCGATTGAAAATCAATGTTTTGTGCTTGGTGTTAATCGTGTTGGCGCGGATGGCAATGGTATTGCGCATAGTGGCGGAACTGCGGCATATGATTTTGTTGGTGAAGCGCTCGTCTGCGCGCAAGACGAGGTAAGCGATGTGATAATCGTAACACTCGACAAAGCATCCCTAAGCGCTTTTAGAGACGCTTTCCCAGCGCACCTTGATGCGGATGAGTTTGAGTTAAACGCAACACTCGGTCAGTAA
- a CDS encoding methylthioribulose 1-phosphate dehydratase: MHNDAAKAELIDAGRWVADKGWVPATGGNFSMRTQSGFVVTASGHDKGKLDTHHFLELDDNGNIVAGEGKPSAETALHLKLYALRPSTQCILHTHSVAATVLSRFFQGDAFSVTGYEMQKSLSGVTTHLEPLNIAIFDNDQDIPRLAELVAKHHETTPIVHGVLIRGHGMYAMGDNVFETRRHIEGLEFLFACELERLKLEGIK; encoded by the coding sequence ATGCACAACGATGCTGCAAAAGCGGAACTGATTGACGCGGGCCGTTGGGTCGCCGATAAAGGCTGGGTACCGGCAACGGGCGGAAACTTTTCGATGCGTACACAAAGCGGTTTCGTGGTCACCGCCAGTGGCCATGATAAAGGCAAGCTCGACACTCACCATTTTTTGGAACTAGACGACAATGGAAACATTGTCGCAGGTGAGGGAAAACCCTCGGCTGAAACGGCATTGCATTTGAAACTTTATGCGTTGAGACCAAGCACCCAATGTATTTTACACACGCATTCTGTTGCCGCGACGGTACTTTCGCGATTTTTTCAAGGTGATGCCTTTTCCGTTACGGGCTATGAAATGCAAAAATCCCTTTCTGGCGTAACAACTCATCTTGAACCTCTGAATATCGCCATTTTTGATAATGACCAAGATATTCCTCGTTTGGCCGAACTTGTTGCTAAGCACCATGAAACAACACCGATTGTGCATGGCGTATTGATCCGTGGACACGGCATGTACGCAATGGGTGATAACGTATTTGAAACGCGCCGACACATTGAAGGACTCGAATTTTTGTTTGCCTGCGAACTCGAACGATTAAAACTAGAGGGCATTAAATGA
- the mtnC gene encoding acireductone synthase: MIKAILTDIEGTITRITFVKDILFPYAAARLPSFVEAHQDDAFVAEQINAVREEIGSPQASIDDVIQALLTWIKEDKKITPLKQLQGLIWQTGYEQGDFKGHLYPDAMAFLNAQHQAGLALYVYSSGSVKAQHLLFAHSDFGDIRPLFKDYFDTNVGGKKDPQSYRNILNALPVEAAEILFLSDVVDELDAAKEAGMRTLQLWRDNQATSPSHPKIEHFEQFNSELLA, from the coding sequence ATGATTAAAGCAATTTTAACGGACATCGAAGGTACGATTACGCGAATTACCTTCGTAAAAGACATCCTATTTCCTTATGCAGCAGCTCGTTTACCCTCCTTTGTTGAAGCACATCAAGACGATGCCTTCGTGGCAGAGCAAATCAATGCCGTTCGTGAAGAAATTGGTTCACCCCAAGCATCCATTGATGACGTGATCCAAGCGCTTTTAACATGGATTAAAGAAGACAAGAAAATCACGCCGTTAAAGCAATTGCAGGGGCTAATTTGGCAAACTGGTTACGAACAAGGCGACTTTAAAGGTCATCTTTACCCTGATGCGATGGCGTTTTTAAACGCACAACATCAAGCAGGCCTTGCGCTATACGTCTATTCATCTGGATCCGTAAAAGCACAGCATTTGCTTTTTGCCCATTCAGATTTTGGCGACATTCGCCCACTGTTTAAAGACTACTTCGACACAAATGTCGGCGGCAAAAAAGACCCGCAGTCTTACCGCAATATCCTCAATGCACTGCCAGTTGAAGCCGCTGAGATTCTCTTTTTAAGCGACGTCGTTGACGAGTTGGACGCAGCCAAAGAAGCGGGCATGAGAACCCTGCAACTGTGGCGCGATAACCAAGCCACCAGCCCGTCACACCCGAAAATAGAGCATTTTGAACAATTTAATAGCGAGTTATTGGCATGA
- a CDS encoding 1,2-dihydroxy-3-keto-5-methylthiopentene dioxygenase, translating into MNKLTIFNAIDPSKSTLSSNDAHVIATTLATKGVRFEQWQATTAITPAMEQTDVIAAYRNDIARLQADGGYQTVDVISLAKGNPDAAQLRQKFLFEHTHGEDEVRFFVKGQGLFCLHIADEVIQVLCQQGDLIAVPALTPHWFDMGPDPEFTAIRLFNNPEGWVAKATGSPLANEFPLLD; encoded by the coding sequence ATGAACAAACTGACTATCTTCAACGCAATCGACCCATCAAAGAGCACATTGAGCAGCAACGACGCACACGTCATCGCGACCACGCTTGCAACGAAAGGGGTACGTTTTGAACAGTGGCAGGCCACAACAGCTATTACACCCGCGATGGAGCAAACTGATGTTATTGCGGCTTATCGCAATGACATTGCACGTCTTCAAGCCGATGGTGGATACCAAACTGTCGACGTGATCTCACTCGCGAAAGGCAATCCAGATGCGGCGCAACTGCGTCAAAAGTTCTTGTTTGAACATACCCATGGAGAAGATGAAGTCCGCTTTTTTGTAAAAGGCCAAGGACTATTTTGTTTGCACATTGCAGACGAAGTGATCCAAGTTTTATGTCAACAAGGTGATTTAATCGCCGTACCTGCGCTGACACCACACTGGTTTGACATGGGACCAGATCCTGAATTTACTGCGATTCGTTTATTTAACAACCCTGAAGGATGGGTTGCGAAGGCAACGGGATCCCCCCTTGCCAACGAGTTTCCGTTGCTCGACTAA
- the mtnA gene encoding S-methyl-5-thioribose-1-phosphate isomerase — protein sequence MKTLVARSLKYQEGVVSVLDQYLLPHQTTWHICQSVEEMAELILTLKVRGAPLIGLAAALLVAHLAEQGADKEALAKAIDELEATRPTAVNLMHCMAKLRIALQQPNWVEAVVSTAESLFEEDIALCERMANFGAELVSAGDNLLTHCNTGALATAGIGTALGVIHQAHAAGKNIHVWVDETRPLLQGGRLTAYELSCWDIPYTLICDNMAASLMAAGKVDKIFVGADRIAANGDFANKVGTYNLAVLAKHHNIPFYVVAPVTTLDTACPNGQAIPIEERNPLEVTGVSGSFGQCQWAPSNANVFNPAFDVTPADLVTGWVLDSGVYDQEAVSSGALLALN from the coding sequence AAACATTGGTTGCACGAAGCCTTAAATACCAAGAGGGCGTAGTGAGTGTTTTGGACCAGTATTTACTGCCACATCAAACGACTTGGCACATCTGTCAATCGGTTGAAGAGATGGCCGAGCTTATCCTCACGTTAAAAGTGCGCGGTGCGCCATTAATCGGTTTAGCTGCTGCTTTGTTGGTCGCCCATTTGGCTGAGCAAGGTGCTGACAAAGAGGCGTTGGCTAAAGCCATTGATGAGTTAGAAGCGACGCGACCTACAGCCGTTAATTTAATGCATTGCATGGCGAAATTGCGTATTGCCCTACAACAACCCAACTGGGTTGAAGCGGTTGTGTCGACTGCAGAATCGCTATTTGAAGAAGACATTGCTCTTTGCGAACGTATGGCAAACTTTGGTGCAGAGCTTGTCTCAGCGGGAGATAACCTTCTTACTCATTGCAACACTGGTGCATTGGCAACCGCTGGAATTGGCACAGCGTTAGGTGTGATTCATCAAGCGCATGCAGCCGGGAAAAACATTCATGTATGGGTTGATGAAACCCGACCATTGCTGCAAGGAGGCCGGCTAACCGCGTATGAACTTTCTTGCTGGGATATTCCCTACACCCTGATCTGCGACAACATGGCTGCCAGTCTGATGGCCGCAGGTAAAGTCGATAAAATCTTTGTTGGGGCAGACCGTATTGCGGCAAATGGAGACTTTGCCAACAAAGTGGGCACCTACAATCTGGCGGTACTTGCAAAGCATCACAACATTCCGTTTTACGTTGTTGCCCCAGTAACCACACTCGATACAGCTTGTCCAAATGGTCAGGCAATTCCAATTGAAGAACGTAATCCGTTAGAAGTAACAGGAGTGAGTGGCAGTTTTGGTCAATGCCAATGGGCACCAAGCAATGCCAACGTGTTTAATCCGGCCTTTGATGTCACACCGGCTGATTTGGTGACAGGCTGGGTGTTGGATTCGGGCGTCTATGACCAAGAGGCTGTATCAAGTGGAGCACTGCTGGCATTAAATTAA